The following proteins come from a genomic window of Coffea arabica cultivar ET-39 chromosome 11c, Coffea Arabica ET-39 HiFi, whole genome shotgun sequence:
- the LOC113716728 gene encoding glyceraldehyde-3-phosphate dehydrogenase A, chloroplastic, with the protein MASAALSVANSSLQVSNKGFSEFAGLRSSSLPFARKASDDLLSVVAFQTSVIGGGKNKRGVVEAKLKVAINGFGRIGRNFLRCWHGRKDSPLDVVVINDTGGVKQASHLLKYDSTLGIFEADVKPADEGISVDGKVIKVVTNRNPVNLPWGEMGIDLVIEGTGVFVDREGAGKHIQAGAKKVLITAPGKGDIPTYVIGVNAETYNPDETIISNASCTTNCLAPFVKVLDQKFGIIKGTMTTTHSYTGDQRLLDASHRDLRRARAAALNIVPTSTGAAKAVALVLPKLKGKLNGIALRVPTPNVSVVDLVVQVEKKTFAEEVNAAFREAADKELNGILSVCDEPLVSVDFRCTDVSSTVDASLTMVMGDDMVKVIAWYDNEWGYSQRVVDLADIVANNWK; encoded by the exons ATGGCTTCGGCTGCTCTATCCGTTGCCAATTCATCCCTCCAG GTCAGTAATAAGGGATTCTCTGAATTCGCGGGGCTTCGCAGTTCCTCACTTCCATTTGCAAGGAAAGCAAGTGATGATTTACTCTCAGTTGTAGCATTCCAAACCTCAGTT ATTGGTGGAGGCAAGAACAAGAGGGGAGTTGTGGAAGCTAAACTGAAAGTGGCCATCAATGGATTTGGGAGAATTGGAAGGAACTTCTTGAGGTGCTGGCATGGCAGGAAGGACTCTCCTCTTGATGTAGTAGTCATCAACGACACCGGAGGTGTGAAGCAAGCCTCTCACCTTCTCAAGTATGACTCTACTCTTGGAATCTTTGAGGCTGATGTCAAGCCTGCTGATGAAGGCATATCTGTCGATGGGAAGGTCATTAAAGTTGTAACAAACCGTAATCCTGTCAATCTCCCCTGGGG GGAAATGGGCATTGATCTCGTGATAGAAGGAACTGGAGTGTTTGTTGATAGAGAAGGTGCAGGTAAGCACATTCAGGCTGGAGCTAAAAAAGTGCTGATTACAGCCCCTGGAAAAGGTGACATTCCCACCTATGTGATTGGTGTGAATGCTGAAACTTACAACCCTGATGAGACAATCATCAGCAATGCTTCTTGCACCACCAACTGCCTTGCACCTTTTGTCAAAGTTCTTGATCAAAAATTCG GCATCATCAAGGGAACTATGACAACAACACACTCCTACACTGGAGACCAAAGACTTCTTGATGCAAGCCATAGGGATCTTAGACGTGCAAGAGCAGCAGCTCTCAACATAGTTCCAACTTCAACTGGTGCAGCAAAAGCAGTGGCACTTGTCCTTCCAAAACTCAAGGGAAAGCTCAATGGCATTGCACTTCGTGTGCCAACTCCAAATGTCTCGGTTGTAGACCTTGTCGTTCAGGTTGAGAAGAAGACATTTGCTGAAGAAGTGAATGCAGCATTCAGGGAGGCTGCTGACAAGGAGCTAAATGGTATTCTATCTGTGTGTGATGAGCCACTTGTCTCAGTGGACTTCAGATGCACTGATGTTTCTTCAACAGTTGATGCTTCATTGACAATGGTCATGGGAGATGACATGGTAAAGGTTATTGCTTGGTATGACAATGAATGGGGTTACTCACAGAGGGTGGTTGATTTGGCTGACATTGTTGCAAACAACTGGAAATGA